From Macrobrachium rosenbergii isolate ZJJX-2024 chromosome 55, ASM4041242v1, whole genome shotgun sequence, a single genomic window includes:
- the LOC136835814 gene encoding uncharacterized protein, which yields MLSSKELKGDIRKVTPTLKNHASGSRDISGSFPFQKIILQSEDLPDNIFSLRIENCGSLGVTNALSSLHLKTITFKGIQELRIPSQAFLSGLRQLSSFILENTTVPLIPSFSFSSLAQVFEIQFRNVNIGSVSSDAFSDVSDLQNLKFVNSEITSFERHAFGRGTSKIANLILDGSDIGTINERAIWLSDSEIVHIDKCNINKVAINAISLDNTYFIYLTRSSVQKYEAGGIRGRFFSGVMIDNDYLNPTTAGSEPRPLFDLEESRQRGSSVAPFFHFTNNVLTKLLPDHAFFISSPTINIAVPNNTLGECSCQVYKNFLQSLRRILDDYTLNIHQALVEHGICLLDQQIFSIGCPDLTPNFEGPLKNVQIPRRELLQEIKAKSGDDEKATTTKPNDISKDLPGNTSEPLLLASSTKLVNKTKPTSAIPLTTKMPKPTAATILNTTPNSNASAIPSSAIQINSLRIISNNKNDSDDGTKDKTSVIEKPTISSEAVAPRKENSPVAIGQPVISTTILANNSQEDLSSVHNTPLPVKTKTATNFQIQPPQFSGKTAGLTDAKTVWNEIFGGIFSQRLRKPLPVSFPTSQPSVKFSNVMKPLELRKFQRGNKVVVSPR from the coding sequence ttcttttccttttcagaaaataattctccAGTCTGAGGATCTGCCTGACAATATCTTCAGTTTAAGAATTGAAAACTGTGGTTCTCTTGGAGTGACAAACGCTTTATCTTCTCTTCATCTGAAAACCATTACTTTCAAGGGAATTCAAGAGCTGAGAATCCCATCACAAGCCTTCCTGTCAGGTCTTCGTCAGCTCTCATCTTTCATCCTTGAGAACACAACGGTTCCCTTGATTCCATCATTTAGTTTTAGTTCACTGGCCCAAGTATTTGAAATTCAGTTTCGGAATGTTAACATCGGTTCAGTATCTAGTGATGCATTTTCAGATGTGTCAGATTTACAGAATCTAAAGTTTGTAAACTCTGAAATTACAAGCTTTGAAAGACATGCCTTTGGGAGGGGTACAAGTAAAATTGCTAATCTGATATTGGATGGATCTGACATAGGAACAATAAATGAACGTGCCATTTGGCTAAGTGATTCTGAAATAGTGCATATTGATAAATGCAATATCAATAAGGTTGCAATAAATGCAATAAGCCTCGATaacacatattttatttatctgacACGTAGCTCTGTTCAGAAGTATGAAGCAGGTGGAATCAGAGGACGCTTCTTCAGTGGTGTCATGATCGATAATGATTATCTTAATCCAACTACAGCAGGCTCAGAACCTAGACCTCTGTTTGACCTTGAAGAATCTCGACAACGGGGAAGTTCAGTTGCTCCCTTTTTTCACTTCACAAACAATGTACTGACGAAACTACTTCCTGATCatgctttctttatttccagtCCTACCATTAATATTGCAGTTCCTAATAACACATTAGGGGAGTGCTCTTgtcaagtatataaaaattttcttcaatcATTGCGAAGAATTTTGGATGATTATACTCTTAATATTCATCAGGCACTGGTAGAACATGGGATCTGTCTGCTTGATCAACAAATTTTCAGCATTGGGTGCCCAGACCTTACACCTAATTTTGAAGGCCCCCTTAAAAACGTCCAGATCCCTCGAAGGGAATTGctgcaagaaataaaagcaaagtcCGGGGATGATGAAAAGGCAACTACCACAAAACCAAATGACATTAGTAAAGATCTACCTGGAAATACATCAGAGCCCCTTTTATTGGCCTCATCAACAAAACttgtgaataaaacaaaaccaacttcTGCAATTCCATTAACTACTAAAATGCCCAAACCAACTGCTGCCACGATATTGAACACAACTCCCAACTCCAATGCTAGTGCTATACCATCCTCAGCGATCCAGATAAATTCTCTCAGGATTATCTCTAATAATAAGAATGACAGCGATGACGGCACAAAGGACAAGACATCAGTCATTGAAAAGCCAACTATTTCCAGTGAAGCAGTTGCACCTAGAAAAGAAAATTCCCCAGTTGCCATTGGCCAGCCTGTCATTAGCACTACAATTTTAGCTAATAATTCACAAGAAGATTTATCATCTGTTCATAATACGCCCCtcccagtaaaaacaaaaacggcAACAAACTTTCAGATACAACCACCTCAATTTAGTGGAAAGACTGCAGGTCTGACAGATGCAAAAACAGTTTGGAATGAAATATTTGGTGGCATTTTTAGTCAGAGGCTAAGAAAACCTTTGCCAGTTTCTTTCCCAACATCTCAGCCAAGTGTAAAGTTTAGTAATGTAATGAAACCACTTGAACTGAGAAAATTTCAAAGGGGAAATAAAGTGGTTGTATCTCCACGATAA